GCGAACCTGAAGACGAAGTTTCTGGAGGGGTGCAACCAGGAGCCGGGCTACGAGAAGTTCTGCGACTGTGCTTGGGGAACTTGGAGCGCGGAGATGACGCCGGCGGAAATGATCCTGAGCGGGCCTGGATCCAAGAAGACCCGAGACGCGGTGCCCAAGATCAAGAAGGCGTGCAGCGCGCTGGCGCCGAACTGATCACGCGAAATCGCGAACGTCCAAGAGCGCGCCCGTGTCCGTACCTTCCACGCTGGCCAGGTAGGCCCGCGCGGTGTCCTTCGCGCTCATGCCGCCCTCGGGATCCATGCCCAGCTTCAACATCGTTTCCTTGACCCAGATGGGGCTCACCACGTTTACGCGGAGCTTGTGCTCGCGAAGCTCGAGCGCCGCCGCCTTCACGAACGCTTCCAAGGCACCGTTGGCCATGGCCAGGGCCGAGCTTCCGGGCATCGGTTCCCGGCTGAGCACGCCGCTCGTGAGCGTGAACGAAGTGCCCACAGCCACGTGCTTCATGCCGGCGCGGAGGACGTTCACTTGGCCCATGAGCTTGTGCCGGAGGCCGAGCTCGTAGTCTTCCTGAGAGAGCGTTGCCAAGGGACCGAACTTGCCATCCCCCGCGGTGGTGACGACGGCGTCGATCTCCTTCACCCGGCCGAAGAAGCTCTCGATGGACGCCAGGTCGGCGATGTCGACGCGTTCGTCACCGCTCTGGCGCGCGGCGCGGACCACCTCGTGGCCGTTGTCCTCCAAGGCATCCGCCACCGCGCTTCCGATGGTGCCGCTGGCACCGATGACGACGACCTTCATGCTGAC
This portion of the Polyangiaceae bacterium genome encodes:
- a CDS encoding short chain dehydrogenase — encoded protein: MKVVVIGASGTIGSAVADALEDNGHEVVRAARQSGDERVDIADLASIESFFGRVKEIDAVVTTAGDGKFGPLATLSQEDYELGLRHKLMGQVNVLRAGMKHVAVGTSFTLTSGVLSREPMPGSSALAMANGALEAFVKAAALELREHKLRVNVVSPIWVKETMLKLGMDPEGGMSAKDTARAYLASVEGTDTGALLDVRDFA